From the Amia ocellicauda isolate fAmiCal2 chromosome 21, fAmiCal2.hap1, whole genome shotgun sequence genome, one window contains:
- the foxn3 gene encoding forkhead box protein N3 isoform X1, protein MGPVMPPSKKPEGSGISVSSGLSQYYQGSSLTKALQEAEEMDLTLPTIKLEKGAMEDEELTNLNWLHESKNLLNSFGDSVLRSVSPVLEMDDDTPPSPAHSDLPYDAKQNPNCKPPYSFSCLIFMAIEDSPSKRLPVKDIYNWILEHFPYFANAPTGWKNSVRHNLSLNKCFKKVDKDRSQSIGKGSLWCIDPEYRQNLIQALKKTPYHPYSQVFNTPPTSPQAYQSMSSPPLWPGSPFFRKNGGVLLQDPDIDAAATMMLLNSPDLPASFPQGVIQNGARMVNQGMFPGIRPLPINPIGSRTAAMRSVLGNCRMRSDSEPSCGSPVVSSDPKEDHNYSSAKSSNHRSASPTSNSTASSADDVYEFTGKGGRDGSEASEGSLHSNESHSETEEEDRKQARKESKDALADSGYLAQHKKRQHLTKAKQKVSSDTLPLKKRRTEKPPESDDEEMKEAAGSLLHLAGVRACLNNITNRTAKGQKEQKDSMKN, encoded by the exons ATGGGTCCAGTCATGCCTCCCAGTAAGAAGCCGGAAGGCTCAGGAATCAGTGTTTCCAGTGGACTGAGCCAGTATTACCAAGGGAGTTCACTGACAAAGGCGCTCCAGGAGGCCGAGGAGATGGACCTCACACTGCCCACCATCAAACTGGAGAAGGGGGCCATGGAAGACGAGGAGCTGACGAACTTGAACTGGCTGCACGAGAGTAAGAACTTGCTCAACAGCTTCGGGGACTCTGTGCTGCGGAGCGTGAGCCCCGTGCTGGAGATGGATGACGACACCCCGCCCTCGCCCGCGCACTCGGACCTGCCCTACGACGCCAAGCAGAACCCCAACTGCAAGCCCCCCTACTCCTTCAGCTGCCTCATCTTCATGGCCATCGAGGACTCCCCCTCCAAGAGACTGCCAGTAAAGGATATTTACAACTGGATTCTTGAACACTTCCCGTACTTTGCGAACGCCCCCACCGGGTGGAAAAACTCTGTGAGGCATAACCTCTCCCTCAATAAGTGTTTTAAGAAAGTGGACAAGGACCGGAGTCAG AGTATCGGGAAAGGTTCCTTGTGGTGCATAGATCCAGAATACAGACAGAATCTAATTCAAGCGTTGAAAAAGACACCTTATCATCCTTACTCCCAAGTGTTTAATACGCCTCCTACATCTCCTCAGGCATATCAAAG CATGTCAAGCCCACCCCTCTGGCCAGGGAGCCCTTTCTTCCGAAAAAATGGGGGAGTTCTCTTACAAG ATCCTGACATTGATGCTGCCGCTACCATGATGCTTTTGAATTCTCCTGACCTCCCAGCTTCTT TCCCGCAGGGCGTCATCCAGAACGGCGCACGGATGGTGAACCAGGGGATGTTCCCGGGCATCAGACCACTGCCAATCAATCCCATAGGAAGCCGGACAGCAGCGATGAG GAGCGTGCTGGGAAACTGCCGGATGCGCAGCGACAGCGAGCCTTCCTGCGGGTCCCCCGTGGTCAGCAGCGACCCGAAAGAGGATCACAACTACAGCAGCGCCAAATCTTCCAACCACCGGAGCGCCTCCCCCACCAGCAACTCCACGGCCTCCTCTGCCGACGACGTGTACGAGTTCACCGGCAAGGGCGGCCGGGACGGCAGCGAGGCGAGCGAGGGCAGCCTGCACAGCAACGAGAGCCACAGCGAGACGGAGGAAGAGGACAGGAAACAGGCCAGGAAGGAGTCCAAGGATGCTCTGGCTGACAGCGGCTATTTGGCCCAGCACAAGAAAAGGCAACATTTGACAAAAGCGAAACAGAAAGTGTCCAGTGATACTCTGCCCCTAAAAAAGAGGCGCACAGAAAAGCCCCCAGAGAGCGACGATGAGGAGATGAAAGAGGCCGCCGGGTCGCTCCTGCACTTGGCGGGGGTCCGCGCGTGCTTAAACAATATCACCAACAGGACGGCAAAGGGGCAGAAAGAGCAAAAAGATTCTATGAAAAATTAA
- the foxn3 gene encoding forkhead box protein N3 isoform X2 encodes MGPVMPPSKKPEGSGISVSSGLSQYYQGSSLTKALQEAEEMDLTLPTIKLEKGAMEDEELTNLNWLHESKNLLNSFGDSVLRSVSPVLEMDDDTPPSPAHSDLPYDAKQNPNCKPPYSFSCLIFMAIEDSPSKRLPVKDIYNWILEHFPYFANAPTGWKNSVRHNLSLNKCFKKVDKDRSQSIGKGSLWCIDPEYRQNLIQALKKTPYHPYSQVFNTPPTSPQAYQSMSSPPLWPGSPFFRKNGGVLLQVPQGVIQNGARMVNQGMFPGIRPLPINPIGSRTAAMRSVLGNCRMRSDSEPSCGSPVVSSDPKEDHNYSSAKSSNHRSASPTSNSTASSADDVYEFTGKGGRDGSEASEGSLHSNESHSETEEEDRKQARKESKDALADSGYLAQHKKRQHLTKAKQKVSSDTLPLKKRRTEKPPESDDEEMKEAAGSLLHLAGVRACLNNITNRTAKGQKEQKDSMKN; translated from the exons ATGGGTCCAGTCATGCCTCCCAGTAAGAAGCCGGAAGGCTCAGGAATCAGTGTTTCCAGTGGACTGAGCCAGTATTACCAAGGGAGTTCACTGACAAAGGCGCTCCAGGAGGCCGAGGAGATGGACCTCACACTGCCCACCATCAAACTGGAGAAGGGGGCCATGGAAGACGAGGAGCTGACGAACTTGAACTGGCTGCACGAGAGTAAGAACTTGCTCAACAGCTTCGGGGACTCTGTGCTGCGGAGCGTGAGCCCCGTGCTGGAGATGGATGACGACACCCCGCCCTCGCCCGCGCACTCGGACCTGCCCTACGACGCCAAGCAGAACCCCAACTGCAAGCCCCCCTACTCCTTCAGCTGCCTCATCTTCATGGCCATCGAGGACTCCCCCTCCAAGAGACTGCCAGTAAAGGATATTTACAACTGGATTCTTGAACACTTCCCGTACTTTGCGAACGCCCCCACCGGGTGGAAAAACTCTGTGAGGCATAACCTCTCCCTCAATAAGTGTTTTAAGAAAGTGGACAAGGACCGGAGTCAG AGTATCGGGAAAGGTTCCTTGTGGTGCATAGATCCAGAATACAGACAGAATCTAATTCAAGCGTTGAAAAAGACACCTTATCATCCTTACTCCCAAGTGTTTAATACGCCTCCTACATCTCCTCAGGCATATCAAAG CATGTCAAGCCCACCCCTCTGGCCAGGGAGCCCTTTCTTCCGAAAAAATGGGGGAGTTCTCTTACAAG TCCCGCAGGGCGTCATCCAGAACGGCGCACGGATGGTGAACCAGGGGATGTTCCCGGGCATCAGACCACTGCCAATCAATCCCATAGGAAGCCGGACAGCAGCGATGAG GAGCGTGCTGGGAAACTGCCGGATGCGCAGCGACAGCGAGCCTTCCTGCGGGTCCCCCGTGGTCAGCAGCGACCCGAAAGAGGATCACAACTACAGCAGCGCCAAATCTTCCAACCACCGGAGCGCCTCCCCCACCAGCAACTCCACGGCCTCCTCTGCCGACGACGTGTACGAGTTCACCGGCAAGGGCGGCCGGGACGGCAGCGAGGCGAGCGAGGGCAGCCTGCACAGCAACGAGAGCCACAGCGAGACGGAGGAAGAGGACAGGAAACAGGCCAGGAAGGAGTCCAAGGATGCTCTGGCTGACAGCGGCTATTTGGCCCAGCACAAGAAAAGGCAACATTTGACAAAAGCGAAACAGAAAGTGTCCAGTGATACTCTGCCCCTAAAAAAGAGGCGCACAGAAAAGCCCCCAGAGAGCGACGATGAGGAGATGAAAGAGGCCGCCGGGTCGCTCCTGCACTTGGCGGGGGTCCGCGCGTGCTTAAACAATATCACCAACAGGACGGCAAAGGGGCAGAAAGAGCAAAAAGATTCTATGAAAAATTAA